A window of Chitinophaga sp. MM2321 contains these coding sequences:
- the dnaA gene encoding chromosomal replication initiator protein DnaA produces the protein MNKTCEQVWERCLNIIRDIVEWQPFKTWFEPIKPIKLENNVLTIQVPSQFFYEYLEEHYVGLLGKTIKRELGKEARLEYRIVVENGTPHQHPRTVNMPTQFTKPQKDNEVNFPLTIHNPVKNPFVIPGIKRVQIDSQLNPNYTFDAYIEGDCNRVARRAGKTVAEKPGGTSFNPLVIYGGVGLGKTHLAQAVGNDVKRIHPNKAVLYVSAEKFINQFIDHSKNNIINDFIHFYQLIDVLIVDDIQFFARAEKTQDAFFAIFNHLHQSGKQLILTSDKAPKDLDGVQERLLSRFRWGLSADIQIPDFETRMEILELKMKNDGLEMPKEVVKYVAYNIQTNVRELEGALISLLAQSSLNRKEIDLELAKRVLKSFVKTSSKEITIESIQKMVCEYFDVPYDKLLQKTRKREIVQARQITMYLAKSFTKNSLKTIGEHFGGRDHTTVIHSCQTVKDLMDTDNNFRDSVIELQQKVQLAAM, from the coding sequence ATGAATAAAACTTGCGAACAAGTTTGGGAAAGGTGTCTTAATATAATTAGGGATATAGTGGAATGGCAGCCGTTTAAGACTTGGTTTGAACCAATTAAACCCATTAAACTTGAAAACAATGTTTTAACCATCCAGGTCCCCAGCCAATTCTTTTACGAATACCTTGAGGAGCATTATGTGGGATTGTTAGGGAAAACTATTAAAAGAGAATTAGGTAAAGAAGCCCGGTTGGAATACCGCATTGTAGTAGAGAACGGTACGCCACATCAGCATCCCAGAACTGTAAACATGCCCACGCAGTTTACTAAACCCCAGAAAGACAATGAAGTGAACTTCCCATTGACGATCCACAATCCGGTGAAGAACCCATTTGTTATCCCAGGTATCAAACGGGTACAGATTGATTCACAACTAAATCCGAATTATACGTTTGATGCGTATATAGAGGGTGACTGCAACCGTGTAGCACGGCGGGCGGGGAAGACAGTGGCTGAAAAGCCCGGTGGTACTTCTTTTAACCCGCTGGTCATTTATGGTGGTGTAGGTCTTGGTAAAACACACTTAGCACAGGCGGTGGGAAATGATGTAAAGCGCATCCATCCCAACAAGGCAGTGTTATATGTGAGTGCTGAGAAATTCATCAATCAATTCATTGATCATTCGAAGAATAATATCATTAATGACTTTATTCATTTTTATCAATTGATAGATGTATTAATTGTAGATGATATACAATTCTTTGCACGCGCAGAAAAAACACAGGACGCTTTCTTTGCGATCTTCAATCACCTGCATCAGTCGGGCAAGCAACTTATCCTGACATCAGATAAGGCGCCCAAAGATCTGGATGGTGTACAGGAACGTTTGCTGAGCCGCTTCCGTTGGGGCCTCAGTGCGGATATTCAGATCCCTGATTTTGAAACCCGGATGGAAATCCTGGAGTTGAAGATGAAGAACGATGGACTGGAGATGCCAAAGGAAGTAGTGAAGTACGTGGCCTATAATATTCAGACAAACGTACGTGAGCTGGAAGGCGCTTTGATATCATTATTGGCGCAGTCATCGCTGAACCGCAAAGAGATCGATCTGGAGTTGGCCAAGCGCGTGTTGAAATCATTTGTAAAAACATCTTCCAAAGAAATTACGATTGAGAGTATACAGAAGATGGTGTGTGAATATTTTGATGTGCCATATGATAAGTTGCTGCAAAAAACGCGGAAGCGTGAAATTGTGCAAGCCCGTCAGATTACCATGTATCTGGCAAAATCCTTTACTAAAAATTCTTTAAAAACTATTGGAGAACACTTCGGTGGCCGTGATCATACAACAGTGATTCATAGCTGTCAGACAGTGAAAGATCTGATGGATACGGATAATAATTTCCGGGACAGTGTCATTGAATTGCAGCAGAAAGTACAATTAGCTGCCATGTAA